One part of the Palaemon carinicauda isolate YSFRI2023 unplaced genomic scaffold, ASM3689809v2 scaffold209, whole genome shotgun sequence genome encodes these proteins:
- the LOC137635997 gene encoding microtubule-associated protein 6-like, producing MVPIPNGNPSKMVPIPNGNPSKMVPIPNGNPSKMVPIPNGNPSKMVPIPNGNPSKMVPIPNGNPSKMVPIPNGNPSKMVPIPNGNPSKMVPIPNGNPSKMVPIPNGNPSKMVPIPNGNPSKMVPIPNGNPSKMVPIPNGNPSKMVPIPNGNPSKMVPIQNGNPSKMVPIPNGNPSKMVPIPNGNPSKMVPIPNGNPSKMVPIPNGNPSKMVPIPNGNPSKMVPIPNGNPSKMVPIPNGNPSKMVPIPNGNPSKMVPITNGNPSKMVPIPNGNPSKMVPIPNGNPSKMVPIPNGNPSKMVPIPNGNPSKMVPIPNGNPSKMVPIPNGNPSKMVPIPNGNPSKMVPIPNGNPSKMVPIPNVNPSKMVPIPNGNPSKMVPIPNGNPSQMVPIPNVNPSKMVPIPNGSPCKMAAHTKWRLIQNGGPSKWQPSIIKCLSREA from the coding sequence ATGGTGCCCATCCCAAATGGCAATCCATCCAAAATGGTGCCCATCCCAAATGGCAATCCATCCAAAATGGTACCCATCCCAAATGGCAATCCATCCAAAATGGTGCCCATCCCAAATGGCAATCCATCCAAAATGGTGCCCATCCCAAATGGCAATCCATCCAAAATGGTGCCCATCCCAAATGGCAATCCATCCAAAATGGTACCCATCCCAAATGGCAATCCATCCAAAATGGTGCCCATCCCAAATGGCAATCCATCCAAAATGGTACCCATCCCAAATGGCAATCCATCCAAAATGGTGCCCATCCCAAATGGCAATCCATCCAAAATGGTACCCATCCCAAATGGCAATCCATCCAAAATGGTGCCCATCCCAAATGGCAATCCATCCAAAATGGTGCCCATCCCAAATGGCAATCCATCCAAAATGGTGCCCATCCCAAATGGCAATCCATCCAAAATGGTGCCCATCCAAAATGGCAATCCATCCAAAATGGTACCCATCCCAAATGGCAATCCATCCAAAATGGTGCCCATCCCAAATGGCAATCCATCCAAAATGGTACCCATCCCAAATGGCAATCCATCCAAAATGGTACCCATCCCAAATGGCAATCCATCCAAAATGGTGCCCATCCCAAATGGCAATCCATCCAAAATGGTGCCCATCCCAAATGGCAATCCATCCAAAATGGTACCCATCCCAAATGGCAATCCATCCAAAATGGTGCCCATCCCAAATGGCAATCCATCCAAAATGGTGCCCATCACAAATGGCAATCCATCCAAAATGGTACCCATCCCAAATGGCAATCCATCCAAAATGGTACCCATCCCAAATGGCAATCCATCCAAAATGGTACCCATCCCAAATGGCAATCCATCCAAAATGGTGCCCATCCCAAATGGCAATCCATCCAAAATGGTACCCATCCCAAATGGCAATCCATCCAAAATGGTGCCCATCCCAAATGGCAATCCATCCAAAATGGTGCCCATCCCAAATGGCAATCCATCCAAAATGGTGCCCATCCCAAATGGCAATCCATCCAAAATGGTGCCCATCCCAAATGTCAATCCATCCAAAATGGTGCCCATCCCAAATGGCAATCCATCCAAAATGGTGCCCATCCCAAATGGCAATCCATCCCAAATGGTGCCCATCCCAAATGTCAATCCATCCAAAATGGTGCCCATCCCAAATGGCAGTCCATGCAAAATGGCTGCTCATACAAAATGGCGGCTCATCCAAAATGGCGGTCCTTCAAAATGGCAACCCAGCATTATAAAGTGCTTAAGCAGAGAAGcataa